Sequence from the Planktothrix sp. FACHB-1365 genome:
AACAAGAAAATTCTATTAAAAAAGTTCGATTTCAATCTTATATAATAGAAGCAAAAATCATCTTAGATGCAACAGAATTAGGTGACCTTTTAGAACTCGCTGAAATTCCCTATCGTTGGGGATGGGAATTACAAACTCAATGGCAAGAACCCAGCGCTCCCCAAGGAGAATTCCCCGTCATCAAAAATACCCCTGTTCAAGCTCCTACCTGGGTGTTTATAATGCAGGATTTTGGAGAAAATCAAATCGCCCCAGAAATTCCAGCGCCTCCAATTGAGACTCCAGAATTATTTACAAATGCTTGGAAAAATTACGGTGCAGAATCGTTTCTCAACTATGGGAAACTTCCCGGTGAACAATTTATGATCAATTGGCCGATTCACGGAAATGATTATGATCAAAAATTAGATCGTTTAATCGGTTCTGACGCTGAACGGTTACAATTTTGGCAAGAAAGTTTTGGGCATAGTTTAAGTTTTGCCCGGTTTATTCAACAACAACTCGGAGGACGTTATGGGTTAGCAACAGGAACTTTCCCAATAGAAAATCGACCTAATTTTAATACAGATCCCGATATTTTATCCGCTTTTGCCTTACATCCTTATTATCGAGAAAGTCGTCGAGTTCAAGGATTAACTACGATTCGAGAACAGGATATTTTACCGACTGACAAGGGTTATACGGCTTTATTACCCATCAATGAAAGGGGAGAATGTGAATCGATCGCCATTGGAAATTATGCGAATGATCATCATTATACCACTTTTGAATGGCTTGTAAAACCTAAAAGTCTACGTTGGGGAGGACGTTGGACAGGAACTCCTTTTGCTATTCCCTATCGAGCGTTAATTTCTATTAGTGTTGATAATTTATTCGTCTGTGAAAAAAATATTTCTGTTTCCCATATTGCTAACGGTGCGACTCGTTTACAACCTGTGGTATTAGGAATAGGACAAGCGGCTGGAATGGCAGCAGCGTTATGTATTGAACAAGGAATAAAACCCCATGAATTATCGGTTAGAACGTTACAAAATGCCTTATTAACTGATAAAATTGCTCCGCAAGCGGTGATTCCTTTATTTAATTTAACTCCCGATCATCCTGATTGGTTAAAGTGGCAATATTATTATTTAGATCATCCTGAATTATATCCGATTGATGCTAATTGTCCCGCATCAGCAATTTCCTCCCCTCTCTCCCAGGATAGTCAGGTTTTTTCGGGTATTTTTCAGCGTCAACAGGATCAAGATTATACCTTTACTTTAACTCAAGGAAAATTTACAGGTCAAACGGCAAAATTAGTCACGTTACACCCAGAAATTAACGAACAATTACAAAACCTTATTAGTCCCTCAACCCTAACAATTTACGGACGATTTAATCTTTCTGGAAATTGGTTAATTGTAGAAGCCTTGAATTCCATTCAAAACCCTTAAAAAAAGGTTTCTAAACCCCATGTAGAGACGCGCCATGGCGCGTCTCTACACAATACGGATGCGTAGCGAACATTTAAGGATTTCATATTAATTGATGTCAGTTTATTGATCAGGCTGGTTTCTAACTTTTACACCTGTTAAAAAAGGGTTAATACCCGGATAAAATCAGGAGAAATCAAAAACGTTTTCCTACTAATCCTGATCTAAAGACTAAGGGTTTGTATACAGAAGTGGATAGACTTAAACGGACACTCTATTATGCAAACCTATACATCTTTAGTTTTATCAGTTTCTTTATTGATTGGTCTGACAACTAACGCTTTAGCTGTTAATCCGAGCGCCCATCAATTATCAGATATTCTAACTGATCAACAATTACTTTCCGCCCGTACCCAACTCAATGGCCCCTATGAACCCGACCGAGGTGGTGGACGTCGGGATTTCAGGGATACAACCCATTCTAATGATGTGAATGCTCAACTTTAATTAAGGGTTAAAAACTCAATAACAACCATCCTCAGAAACCGGCTTTCTTCAAGAAACCCGGTTTCTATAATTGTTTAAAAAACACTAAACCACTATAAAGATGAAACGCATTATCCCAAAGACTTTCTGATTTACGAGGTACATCAATATAAGGGATAAGACGACCTAGAAGTTGAGTATAATCTAAGGTGGTTTCTGCAAAAGGCGTAAATTCTGACCACAGTTGAGTCTGGGTTAAAGATTGATTCAACTGTTCAGTTAACAAATTCCAGTTAATGCGAGTAGTGTTTTGGCTTTGGGGAAGGTCTTGAGTTTCCTGGGAAAATTGACTAAAATCTATTCCGTCTTGAAAATTATAACTGTGATCACAAAATCTTAAAATACAACGTCGTTTCGGTAAATGTAAATCCAAAATTTGAGCATAATCTTGAGTCATTTCTTTATGCCGAAATCGATCTGATTTCCGACGACGCGGATCATAATCAAACATTTCTATAAATAACGGTAATACTCCTTCAACCCGTTGACTAACTTCTTGCCAACTAAAGGTTAATGAACCCAATTGATCCTGTTCATTTTGACAAATAATTGTCGGTTGGGGCGATAAAGATTGAATAGATTGAACTCGGAATACATGAAGATTTTGAATGTCTGTTAATGCCACCCAAAACACAGGAATTCCCGCTTCTAACATTTCTTGACCATAGACTTTTAATTCTCCCATTTCCCCTGTTTTATACAGTCGCCAACCCCGACTTTGTAGCTGCATTCGGGCGGTATAGGGATCGGTTTTTAACATTCGCGCCAGGGTCTTGGCGGCATTTTGCTTTTGTTCGGGCGCCAAAGGTTCTAAAATTAAAACACCGGGTTCAGTATTACTCGGATCAGTTTTAGCGTTAACAATGGCTTGTTGGCGTCGATTTTGTTCTATAGTTTCAATGCGTTGTAATCCCTGACGCGCCTGGGCTACTATTTTAGGGTTAGTGGCATCTTTCAATAATTTTCGATAAACCTTTTCCGCCGTTTCCAGTTTATCCGTGCCTTCATACCAACGCCCAGCATACAATTGTACCCAAGGATTTTGGGGTGCTTGCTGTTGCAGTTGCTTTAAGAGTTTTGCGGCTTGGCGGTAGTCCTGACGGTCTAGGGCTTCTGCCACTTGTTCGAGTTCTTTCATATAGGGAACAGGGAACAGGGAACAGGGAACAGGGAACAGGGAACAGTCGGGAGTGAAAAGGTTTGCTGGATTCACTCCGAAGTCCTAACCAATCATGCGTAGCACTATACTGTTATTGTGCCATTTTTGCTCATATAAAATCACCTCCCCGTGATAACAGGAAGGTGAAAAAAATAAGGATTGTTAAATCAGCTTATTTGGGGCAAACAGCAATATTATTGGCGTTGAGAACAATTGTTCCGGCAGGTTGTTGTTGAATTAAAACCGGGTTGCCTGTATCGGTTTTGATGAGTAAAGGACTTAAACCCAGACATCCTTGAATCGCTTCTCCCCATTCTTCGACTTTGCGGGTATATTCAGCCCGAATCCGAGGAACATCATCTAAGGTAATACCATTGGGGATGGGAGGTAAATTAGGGATAAACACCGTATCGGTAATCACCGCGTCACTGGTAATGCTTTTATCAACCCCTAATTCATAGATAATCGGATATTTGAATGCCGCAGGTAAGGTTCTATCCGGTAACGCTAAATCGGGTAAAGTTTCATAGATGGGGGGCTCAACCCGTCCAGTATCAGGGTCTTTGGGTTGATATTTATAGTCAAAGTCAGAGGGAACCACAGGTACCCCAATCGGATTTTGAGCCACAGCAGGTAATTGTGAACCTACTGCGATTAGGGCGCATAACCCACCAAGCAGTTTAGACTTCATTGTTTTCATCGGAGAAATGGGTAGAAACTCCTAACTTCTAGTTAGGCTTTATATTTCCCCTTTCGGGGTAGAGGGGTATGGTTGCCCCTCTGTGGAGATCTGGTTGTCTCCTAACACCTATTTCTAGGGTAAAGTTAGCTGAGTGCTTCGCACACGCTACGCGAACGCCAAGGTTTTAAGAGCTTGTTAGGCTAGTAGCACTGTCTTACCCCTCGTAAAACTGTTTAACTACTAACGACAGAGCCAGGGACTAGCTACGCATCCACAGGGTGTCATGACTCAAAAAACGTAGTCAGTTAAGACTTAGGCTGGTCAACTAACTGAAGTGGGAGGCATGAATCCCCGTCACTTCAGTGCGGGGTGCTGACCTCCTCAATCTCACCAGCGTGAACGATCTAACACCAAAGCAATAGCTTTTTGAGTTGGACTAGGTTTCTATCTTAGATCACTAAGATAGAGTTACTTGGCAACTCTATCAAATTTTACTCTCTATATCAAGGGAGATGGGGGACAAGCAGGCCACCTGTGAACCGGGTGTTAGGGCATAGGGGGTGGAGAATCAAGTACAATAAATAGAACAAAGGATTACCACATCAACGGGAACACAATATTCATGGATGGGTTTGAAGGTGTAACGATTCCCTTACCGCCGGAGGGATATAAATCGGGATTTATCGGGATTATTGGTCGTCCGAATGTCGGGAAATCAACCTTAATGAATCAGATGGTGGGTCAAAAAATCGCCATCACGTCCCCCATTGCTCAAACGACACGCAACCGTTTGCGGGGAATTCTCACCACTCCCGACGCTCAAATTATTTTTGTTGATACCCCTGGAATTCATAAACCCCATCATCAATTGGGTAAGGTTTTAGTTCAAAATGCTAAATTAGCAATTCAGTCTGTTGATGTTTTATTATTTGTTGTTGATAGTTCGGTGGATGCGGGTGGAGGCGATCGCTATATTGTAGAATTACTTGAACACGTCCAGGTTCCGATCATTCTAGGACTGAATAAACAAGATCAACAACCTTCTGATTATGAATATCTTGATCAAACCTATCAACAACTCGCCCAACCGTATCAATGGCCGATTGCTAAATTTTCGGCTTTAACCGGGGAAGGTGTTGATAATTTACAACGGTTATTAATTGATCGTTTAGAACCTGGCCCCTATTATTATCCCCCGGATTTAGTGACGGATCAACCTGAACGTTTCATTATTGGGGAATTGATTCGAGAACAAATTTTATACAATACCCGTGAAGAAGTTCCCCATTCTGTTGCGATTTCCGTTGACCGTGTGGAGGAAGATCCTAAAATTACTCGAATTTTAGCTACTATTCATGTTGAGCGACCTTCCCAAAAAGGAATTTTAATTGGTCATCAGGGAAGTATGCTTAAAACCATTGGAAGTGA
This genomic interval carries:
- a CDS encoding FAD-dependent oxidoreductase translates to MNQLQADVLVVGGGTGGTAAALQAARRGAKTILVSQWSMLGGMLTSGGVPAPDGNELVAFQTGIWGAFLRELNQRQPGGLDYAWVSFFTYHPKIGANIFADWVKAEPNLLWISGQYPLEVVKQENSIKKVRFQSYIIEAKIILDATELGDLLELAEIPYRWGWELQTQWQEPSAPQGEFPVIKNTPVQAPTWVFIMQDFGENQIAPEIPAPPIETPELFTNAWKNYGAESFLNYGKLPGEQFMINWPIHGNDYDQKLDRLIGSDAERLQFWQESFGHSLSFARFIQQQLGGRYGLATGTFPIENRPNFNTDPDILSAFALHPYYRESRRVQGLTTIREQDILPTDKGYTALLPINERGECESIAIGNYANDHHYTTFEWLVKPKSLRWGGRWTGTPFAIPYRALISISVDNLFVCEKNISVSHIANGATRLQPVVLGIGQAAGMAAALCIEQGIKPHELSVRTLQNALLTDKIAPQAVIPLFNLTPDHPDWLKWQYYYLDHPELYPIDANCPASAISSPLSQDSQVFSGIFQRQQDQDYTFTLTQGKFTGQTAKLVTLHPEINEQLQNLISPSTLTIYGRFNLSGNWLIVEALNSIQNP
- the patX gene encoding heterocyst-inhibiting protein PatX, whose translation is MQTYTSLVLSVSLLIGLTTNALAVNPSAHQLSDILTDQQLLSARTQLNGPYEPDRGGGRRDFRDTTHSNDVNAQL
- a CDS encoding tetratricopeptide repeat protein — translated: MKELEQVAEALDRQDYRQAAKLLKQLQQQAPQNPWVQLYAGRWYEGTDKLETAEKVYRKLLKDATNPKIVAQARQGLQRIETIEQNRRQQAIVNAKTDPSNTEPGVLILEPLAPEQKQNAAKTLARMLKTDPYTARMQLQSRGWRLYKTGEMGELKVYGQEMLEAGIPVFWVALTDIQNLHVFRVQSIQSLSPQPTIICQNEQDQLGSLTFSWQEVSQRVEGVLPLFIEMFDYDPRRRKSDRFRHKEMTQDYAQILDLHLPKRRCILRFCDHSYNFQDGIDFSQFSQETQDLPQSQNTTRINWNLLTEQLNQSLTQTQLWSEFTPFAETTLDYTQLLGRLIPYIDVPRKSESLWDNAFHLYSGLVFFKQL
- the era gene encoding GTPase Era, producing the protein MDGFEGVTIPLPPEGYKSGFIGIIGRPNVGKSTLMNQMVGQKIAITSPIAQTTRNRLRGILTTPDAQIIFVDTPGIHKPHHQLGKVLVQNAKLAIQSVDVLLFVVDSSVDAGGGDRYIVELLEHVQVPIILGLNKQDQQPSDYEYLDQTYQQLAQPYQWPIAKFSALTGEGVDNLQRLLIDRLEPGPYYYPPDLVTDQPERFIIGELIREQILYNTREEVPHSVAISVDRVEEDPKITRILATIHVERPSQKGILIGHQGSMLKTIGSDARQQIQKLIDGKVYLELFVKVQPKWRQSRSQLADLGYQVEQ